A window of Polaribacter litorisediminis contains these coding sequences:
- a CDS encoding tyrosine-type recombinase/integrase: MTEFKDVLSTKRYAKMRDRLLVEEGKEQLFGTQWNFKNSKRVPHPIQKPEYVDTPAGLRISEVLNLRITDIHSKKTYLFIKDRKTILSAYLVELLRTYYKNEKPSYWLFEGKTGGKYSTTNVQAIFRKAVKETHTNSWATVNRLRHSFATHCIEDHINLRYVQNMLGHSSPKITEIYTKTIHINKT, from the coding sequence ATGACTGAATTTAAAGATGTTTTATCCACGAAAAGATATGCAAAGATGAGAGATCGTTTACTCGTCGAAGAAGGTAAAGAACAATTGTTTGGAACCCAGTGGAACTTCAAAAATTCTAAACGTGTTCCTCACCCAATTCAAAAACCTGAATATGTAGACACTCCAGCCGGCCTTAGAATTTCTGAAGTCCTAAATTTAAGAATAACAGACATTCATTCTAAAAAAACGTACTTGTTTATAAAAGATCGAAAGACGATTTTATCCGCTTATTTAGTAGAACTATTAAGAACCTATTATAAAAATGAAAAACCCTCATATTGGCTTTTTGAAGGTAAGACGGGAGGAAAGTATAGCACGACGAACGTTCAAGCTATTTTTAGAAAGGCTGTAAAAGAAACTCATACCAATTCTTGGGCAACCGTCAATAGACTTCGCCATTCTTTTGCCACGCATTGTATCGAAGACCATATAAACTTGAGATATGTACAAAATATGTTAGGACATAGCTCTCCAAAAATAACAGAAATTTATACCAAAACCATTCATATAAATAAAACATAA
- the parS gene encoding type II RES/Xre toxin-antitoxin system antitoxin, giving the protein MEKTLTAKKLKENSELKVFVRHFKRGKDLKTKEITYTRFLRDKLLVANAVKRGVPNILFSEIKSNSPFDDKQWSSFLDINVRTFQRYKKVKTHIFKQIQSEKIFELAEVVSLGNEVFDSPEHFMIWLKTPSMALGKIKPIDLLDSSYGKDMVIAELNRIEHGIFV; this is encoded by the coding sequence ATGGAGAAAACTTTAACAGCTAAAAAATTAAAAGAAAATAGTGAATTAAAGGTATTCGTTAGGCACTTTAAGAGAGGCAAAGACCTAAAGACTAAAGAAATAACCTACACTCGATTCTTAAGAGATAAACTACTTGTTGCAAACGCAGTCAAAAGAGGAGTTCCTAACATTTTATTTAGTGAAATTAAATCCAACTCTCCTTTTGATGACAAACAGTGGTCTTCGTTCTTAGATATTAACGTACGAACCTTTCAAAGGTATAAGAAAGTAAAAACACATATCTTTAAACAAATACAAAGCGAAAAAATATTTGAACTTGCCGAAGTTGTTAGTTTAGGTAATGAAGTTTTTGACAGCCCTGAACATTTTATGATTTGGCTTAAAACACCTTCAATGGCTCTAGGGAAAATTAAACCAATTGACTTATTAGATTCATCTTATGGCAAAGATATGGTCATTGCTGAATTAAACAGAATTGAACACGGAATTTTTGTTTAA
- a CDS encoding RES family NAD+ phosphorylase: protein MIVYRLIRKKYKDQLLGYGASLNGQRWNSKGTEVIYTAQTRALANSEVAVHISLGILPSDYHMVDIEIPNSLKTLNINEKKLPKGWNSLPSKPESQNIGDEFVNENLYPVLKVPSVVVKGEFNYIINPKHSDFSKIKIINTEPYPFDPRCFNN, encoded by the coding sequence ATGATAGTTTACAGATTAATTCGTAAGAAATATAAAGATCAGCTTTTAGGCTATGGTGCATCCCTGAATGGTCAACGATGGAATTCAAAAGGTACAGAAGTGATTTATACAGCACAAACTCGAGCACTTGCAAACAGTGAAGTTGCTGTACATATTTCTTTGGGTATTTTACCAAGTGACTATCATATGGTAGACATAGAAATACCTAATTCTCTAAAAACATTAAACATCAACGAAAAAAAACTTCCAAAAGGATGGAATTCTCTACCCTCTAAACCTGAAAGTCAAAATATCGGGGATGAGTTTGTCAATGAAAATCTATATCCTGTTTTAAAAGTACCCAGTGTAGTTGTTAAAGGAGAGTTCAATTATATTATAAACCCAAAACATTCAGATTTTTCTAAGATTAAAATAATAAATACTGAGCCATATCCATTTGATCCTAGATGTTTTAACAACTAA
- a CDS encoding ISAs1 family transposase, with amino-acid sequence MKTTNKLKTIFGQIPDFRRSHKQLYDLESILVIGIISVICGADSWNEMENYAQSKEEFLRTFLDLPNGIPSHDTFNRVFSNIDSAQFESCFITWVNTLAELQPKEVIAIDGKTIRGAKASGKKSPVHMVSAWANENNLVLGQVKVSEKSNEITAIPMLLEALSLENTIVTIDAMGCQTEIASAIIDKKADYILAVKGNQPKLLEHIEDEFRFGKTIETNTTDDLDHGRMETRKCSIISNFHFIPENNNWCKLNTIIKIESTREFKNSEKPIETAVRYYISNLKANPQDFQKAIRSYWTIENKLHWTLDVAFSEDASRKRAGNATQNFSILNKIALNLLKNEKSSKIGVKSRRMKAGWDNHYLIKVLNLMKV; translated from the coding sequence TTGAAAACAACAAACAAACTTAAGACCATATTTGGTCAAATACCCGATTTTAGACGCTCACACAAGCAGCTTTACGATTTAGAAAGCATCCTTGTTATTGGAATAATTTCAGTGATTTGTGGTGCAGATAGTTGGAATGAAATGGAAAACTATGCACAATCCAAAGAAGAATTTCTGCGTACATTCCTAGATTTACCTAATGGTATCCCTTCTCACGATACCTTTAACCGTGTGTTTTCTAATATAGATAGCGCACAATTTGAATCTTGTTTTATAACTTGGGTGAATACCTTAGCAGAGCTACAGCCCAAAGAAGTTATAGCTATTGATGGTAAAACAATTAGAGGCGCTAAAGCTAGTGGGAAAAAATCTCCAGTCCATATGGTTAGTGCTTGGGCTAATGAGAATAATCTAGTTCTTGGTCAGGTTAAGGTATCGGAAAAATCAAACGAGATTACTGCCATACCAATGCTATTAGAAGCTTTATCTTTAGAGAACACCATCGTAACGATCGATGCTATGGGCTGTCAAACAGAAATAGCCTCAGCCATTATAGATAAAAAAGCCGATTATATTTTAGCTGTAAAAGGCAATCAGCCTAAATTACTAGAACACATTGAGGATGAATTCAGGTTTGGAAAAACAATAGAAACCAATACAACTGATGACTTAGATCATGGACGCATGGAAACGCGAAAATGCAGCATTATAAGCAACTTTCATTTCATACCTGAAAACAATAATTGGTGTAAGCTAAACACGATTATAAAAATAGAAAGCACAAGAGAATTTAAAAACTCAGAGAAACCTATAGAAACAGCAGTACGTTATTATATTTCAAATTTAAAAGCAAATCCCCAAGACTTCCAAAAAGCTATTCGCTCATATTGGACTATTGAAAACAAGCTACACTGGACTCTAGATGTCGCTTTCTCTGAAGATGCTTCTAGAAAAAGAGCTGGTAACGCAACTCAAAACTTCTCTATACTTAACAAAATAGCACTTAACTTATTGAAAAACGAAAAATCAAGTAAAATAGGGGTTAAGAGTAGAAGAATGAAAGCAGGATGGGACAATCATTACCTAATAAAAGTTTTGAACCTGATGAAAGTTTAA
- a CDS encoding YifB family Mg chelatase-like AAA ATPase, translated as MLVKVYGSAVFGIEATTIIVEVNIDKGIGYHLVGLPDKAVSESSYRISAALNNNNYKLPGKKIIINMAPADIRKEGASYDLTLAMGILAASGQIQSENIDQYIMMGELSLDGSLQPIRGVLPMAIKAREEGFKYFILPKENAKEAAIVDNLTVLGVENILEVIHHFSGETKIEPTIVDTRAEFYKNIDFPEFDFSDVKGQESIKRCMEIAAAGGHNIILIGPPGSGKTMLAKRLPSILPPMTLHEALETTKIHSVVGKTKNNGLLYQRPFRSPHHTISNVALVGGGQYPRPGEISLSHNGVLFLDELPEFKREVLEVMRQPLEDRDVTISRAKFTVTYPCSFMLVASMNPSPSGFFNDPNSPMTSSPQEMQRYLSKISGPLLDRIDIHIEVTPVPFEKLSEERKGESSVDIRKRVTAAREIQSERFKDSENIHYNAQMTVKQIRAYCKLSPESLSLLKTAMEKLNLSARAYDRILKVSRTIADLANIKDISPDHIAEAIQYRSLDRDGWLG; from the coding sequence ATGCTTGTAAAAGTTTACGGCTCTGCTGTTTTTGGAATTGAAGCGACTACAATTATTGTTGAAGTTAACATTGATAAAGGAATTGGCTACCATTTGGTAGGCTTACCAGACAAAGCTGTAAGCGAAAGTTCGTATCGAATTTCTGCAGCTTTAAATAATAACAACTACAAACTTCCCGGAAAAAAAATTATTATTAATATGGCACCTGCCGATATTAGAAAAGAAGGTGCGTCTTATGATTTAACCTTGGCTATGGGGATTCTTGCAGCCTCAGGTCAAATTCAATCAGAAAATATTGATCAATACATTATGATGGGAGAACTTTCTTTAGACGGAAGCTTGCAACCTATAAGAGGTGTTTTGCCAATGGCGATAAAAGCCAGAGAGGAAGGTTTTAAATATTTTATTTTACCAAAAGAAAACGCCAAAGAAGCTGCCATTGTAGATAATTTAACTGTTTTAGGCGTAGAAAATATTTTAGAAGTAATCCATCATTTTAGTGGTGAGACAAAAATTGAACCAACAATTGTAGATACAAGGGCAGAGTTTTATAAAAACATCGACTTTCCAGAATTTGATTTTTCGGATGTAAAAGGACAAGAATCTATAAAACGTTGTATGGAAATTGCCGCTGCTGGCGGACATAATATTATTTTAATTGGTCCTCCAGGTTCTGGGAAAACCATGTTAGCAAAAAGATTGCCCAGTATTTTACCTCCAATGACTTTGCATGAGGCTTTAGAAACTACCAAAATTCATTCTGTAGTTGGTAAAACTAAAAATAATGGACTGTTATATCAAAGACCTTTTAGAAGTCCGCATCACACAATTTCTAATGTTGCTTTAGTAGGTGGCGGTCAATACCCAAGACCTGGAGAAATTTCACTTTCTCATAATGGTGTGCTCTTTTTAGATGAGTTGCCAGAGTTTAAACGAGAAGTTCTAGAAGTAATGCGCCAACCTTTAGAAGATAGAGATGTTACGATTTCTAGAGCAAAATTTACGGTTACCTATCCCTGCAGCTTTATGTTAGTGGCGAGTATGAATCCAAGTCCGAGTGGTTTTTTTAACGATCCAAATTCGCCAATGACCTCCTCTCCACAAGAAATGCAGCGTTATTTGAGTAAAATATCAGGACCTTTATTAGACAGGATTGATATCCATATCGAGGTTACGCCTGTCCCGTTTGAAAAATTATCCGAAGAAAGAAAAGGAGAATCCTCTGTTGACATCAGAAAACGTGTCACAGCCGCAAGAGAAATTCAATCTGAACGTTTTAAAGATTCCGAAAACATTCATTACAATGCACAAATGACTGTAAAACAAATTCGTGCATATTGTAAATTATCTCCTGAAAGTTTATCACTCTTAAAAACTGCCATGGAAAAATTAAACCTTTCTGCAAGAGCTTATGACAGAATTTTAAAAGTTTCTAGAACCATTGCCGATTTAGCAAATATTAAAGATATTTCTCCAGATCATATCGCCGAAGCCATACAATATAGAAGTTTAGATCGAGATGGTTGGCTAGGATAA